The segment AAACAATTAATAATGCTCACTTTATTCTCTAATCTGTTTTTTCCATGGGGAATGGCTACTGGCTGGGGATGGGCACAGATTCCAATAGCAGTAATACTATATCTATTAAAAATTTTGGTTTTATCGGTACTTCTAGCCTTAATTGAAAGTGGTTATGCCAAAATGCGGCTTTTTAAAGTACCGGGCTTGTTGGCAACCAGTTTAGTACTGGCTTTTTTAGCAATAGTATCTCAGCTGATTTTAAGGGGGTAAGCAAATGAATGTCCTATTTTCGCTAATTGTAATTAGCGCTTTTTTGATGGTGGCAGGTAAGCGCATCGATTACGCCATCTGGCTGATGTCACTCCAAGGGTTTTTATTGGCACTAATCGGCACTGTTTTAGGTTTACAAGCAGGAAATGGCTATTTATATGCTAGCGCTTTTTTGTTGTTGATTGTGAAAGGAATATTAGTTCCCGCGGCCTTGTTTTACATTGTGAGAAAGATCCAGATTCGCAGGGAGATAGACTTGGTTTTTAGCCCCAATGTTCTATTTTTACTAGCGGCTGGATTGGTATTATTGTCATACTGGGTAGTATCGCCGCAAATTTTGCCCAGCGGTCTAGCAGCCAAGAGCGGGTTGCCGGTGGCCCTATCATTGTTGTTAATCGGCCTTTTAATTATGATTACCCGGAAAGTGGCTCTCAGTCAGTTAATAGGACTACTGATTATGGAAAACGGTTTATCGATGGCGGCAATGGCTGTCAGTCATGGGATGCCATTGATGGTGGAATTGGGAATATTTTTTGATTTGCTTGTTGCGGTTTTAATTATGGGGCTATTTCTTTTTCGTATCGATAAGACATTTGGCAGCATTAATACTGATAAATTGAAAAGCTTGAAGGGATGAGGCAGATGGTCATTTTAACATTATTTGCTCCTTTGGTTACGGCCATCAGCGGTTATTTGATAGGTAAGCCGGCATTGCGGAATTGGGTTACCGGCATAGGGGCATTGACCACTTTCGTCTCCAGCTTAATATTGACTTGGCAAGTACTAACTGGGGAAGCGTTAACGGCAATGGACAGTTGGCTATATATTGATGCCTTTAGTGCATATTTGTTGGTTATTATTGGTTTAATTGGGCTAATAGCCACCCTTTACTCAATCGACTATATGCAACATGAGGTTGAAATAGGGATGATTGGAGTATCCCAATTAGCTACCTATTACTTATTGTTCAACATTTTCATCTTTACAATGGTTCTGACTGTGATGGCTAATAACCTGGGACTGTTATGGATAGCTATCGAGGCTACTACGTTAGCCTCAGCAATGCTAGTAGGTTTTTACAAGCAGAAAGGTTCTTTGGAGGCAGCCTGGAAATATATTATTCTATGTACGGTCGGAATTGCTTTTGCACTATTGGGAGTTATCTTAACTTACTATGCCGCAAGTCAAATTGAGAGTGAAAGTGTACGCAGTTTACAATGGACTTTTTTAATGGCCAACAAGCAACAGTTAGATCCCCAGGTACTCAAACTGGCTTTTGTCTTTATTCTAATTGGATTTGGCACAAAGGCCGGACTAGCACCTTTACACCATTGGCTGCCGGATGCCCATAGTCAGGCCCCTTCTCCTGTCAGTGCGGTCTTGTCGGGAGTCCTTTTAAACTGTGCACTCTATGGTGTAATTAGGTATCACCTACTATTATCCCAAATAGTAGGCAGTCAATTTTCGGGGAATTTACTGCTGATTTTTGGTCTTATCTCGATGGCCATTGCGGTACCTTTTATTTCACTCCAACATGATCTCAAAAGGTTATTAGCTTATTCTAGCGTTGAACATATGGGTATCATTGCGGCTGGGATTGGTTTGGGTGGAAAATTGGCCTTGTACGGGGCTAGTTTGCACTTCTTAAACCATGCCGTAGCTAAATCCCTGTTATTTTTTTCGGCAGGCTCAGTCACTCAACATTATGGTACGCGGCAAATGGCTCGTATCAGAGGAGCCATAACAGCTTTGCCTTTTTCAGGGGTGTTGCTGTTGCTTGGAAGTTTAGCAATTACCGGGGTTCCTCCATTCAGTATTTTTGTCAGTGAGTTTAGTATTATTACTGGTGGTTTTGCTCAAGGCAAATATCTTGCCAGTGGTTTATTTTTGCTTTTTATAGCTTTGGTGTTCGCCGGTTTTATGTATCACATTTTGCAAATGGTCTTGGGTTTAAAACCTGATAGAGTAAAGGTGAGGCGAGAAAGTTGGTTGACTGTGACGGCTATGGGAATTCCTATAGTATTAATCGTGGTATTGGGGTTATATATTCCGTCCTTGCTTGACAATATGTTGAGTGAAGTTCTGGTAATATTAGGGGGAGGCAGATAAAATGGCAGCAAAGAACCCGGCTGTTATTGGGTTGTTATTACAAGAATTTAGACAGAAGACTAAATTTGTGGGAGTTAAAGCTGGTAATGAATATTATTTAGAGGTGGCGAAAGAGGCTCTGCCGGAAGTGAGCAGCTATTTGATTAAGCACTTGCGAGCTTCTTTGGCTACTATGATTGGCAATGATGAACGTGGTATTAATGGCAGTTTTCGTTTGTACTATTACTTTGCTGTTAACTTTGAAGAAATCTTTATTGTTATGACTATTGCCATAAACCCTACTGAACCGGCTTTTCCTTCTATCACGCCATCAGTACCTGCTGCCCACTGGTATGAGCGGGAAGTGCAGGATATGTTTGGATTAAAACCTGTTGGCCATCCCGACCCAAGGAGCTTGGTTCTTCATCATGATTGGTCACAAGGAACCCATCCCCTCCGCAAGGATTTTGATTCAGATTCCTTAGAAAAGATGCCGTCTCCTGATTACCATTTTGGTGAAATAAAGGGAAGTGGACCTTTCTATCTACCGGTTGGGCCGATTCATGCCGGTATAATTGAGCCAGGGCATTTTAGGTTCAGCGTGGCCGGGGAAACTGTTCTCAATTTGGAAGCCAGGTTATTTTATACTCACCGGGGAGTAGAAAAGCTAGCAGAAGGCAGTACTTTAGCCGGTGTCTTAGCTTTGGCAGAGCGAACTTGCGGTGCATGCGCTTTTTCCCATAGTGTTTCTTTTTGTCACGCTATTGAACGCATAGGGAATGTCCAAATACCCGATAGAGCATTATCTATCAGGGCAATATTATTAGAAATGGAACGATTATACAATCACATTGGCGATGTGGGTAATATTTGCGCTGGAGTAGGACTAGCGTTAGGAACCAGTCATGGTAACCGCATCAAGGAGGCGATTTTGCAGTTAAACCAGGGGTTGACCGGCAGCCGGTTCTTAAGAGGAATTAATACTATTGGTGGTTTGAAGAAGGACATTGCTGATCAGCAGCTTGCTTCTTTAGATACTCAATTGAAGCAATTAACAGAAGATTTTATTGACTTGGCTGAGGTTTTACTAGATCACGACTCTTTGATCCAGCGGTTGAGGGGTACCGGGAGGCTATCTTTGGTAGCTGTGCAGGATCTGGGGGTAGTTGGACCTGCGGCTAGAGCCTCTGGCTGTACCAAGGATTGGAGAAAAGATTTCCCTTATGGCATTTATGGGCAGCTGGACTTTGAGGTGGCTAGAGAAGAAGCGGGAGATGTATTGGCTCGATTTAAAGTACGTATCAATGAGGCGGTAACTTCTTTTAAAATAATATCCCAGTTGATTTGTCAGATACCTACCGGCCCGGTAGTACATCCTGTGGGAGAGTTACTTCCTTACCAAGCGGCTCTGGGTTGGAGCGAATCAGCTCGTGGCAGCAACCTGCATTGGGTAATGATTGGCCCAAATAATACCGTTTATCGCTATCGCATTCGTTCCGCTTCTTACTGTAATTGGCCGGCAGTACCTTTAGCTGTCCAAGGAAATCTTGTGCCAGATTTTCCTCTAATTAATAAAAGCTTTGAGTTGTGCTATGCTTGTACAGATCGGTAGAAGTAAGTAAGCTAAAAGGGGTGAAGATATGTTTGGGATTTTTATGAAGTCATGGCGGGTTGGAATAGTTACTAGACCTAAACAGAAGAAAAATAAAAACTTTGGTCGTTCTTGGCATATTCGTCATGTCGATTGCGGATCTTGTAATGGTTGTGATTGGGAGATGAATGCCCTATTAAATCCCGTTTATGACCTGCAACGTTATGGTTTGGATTTTGTAGCATCACCCCGGCATGCCGATATTCTGATGGTAACAGGATCTATGACCAAACATTTACAAGTTGCCCTGGTAAAGACGTTTGAGGCTACCCCTGCCCCTAAACAAGTCGTTGCTGTGGGAGACTGTGCGTGTAATGGAGGCATTTTTAAAAATAGCTATGCTACTTTGGGTGGAGTAGAACAGGTTGTTCCGGTTAATATAAAAATTGCCGGTTGTCCACCATCCCCACAGGAAATATTGGATGTTTTAACGCGCAACCTAAGAAAATCAGTAGTTTGATTTGAAAAAATATGGTAAGATGGAAAGTAGCAAATCATTATCAAGGAGGTTAATGACTTGCAAAAAGAACTATTTCAATTTGAAGCGGATTTCTTTAAAGCATTATCTCATCCTGCTCGCATTGGTATTTTAGAAAACCTACGTTCAGCGGATAAGAATGTCAATGAGCTAAGCCAGATATTAAATTTAGAAGGCTCAGCAGTCAGTCAGCAATTAGCCCAGTTACGGGCGAAAAATATAGTAGTCGGTATTAAGGAAGGGACTAAGGTTACCTATTCTGTAAAAGATCCGCTTATTTTTCAGCTATTAGACGATGCTCGACGAATTTTTGACAATCATTTAGCTGAAACCCTTTCGCAGTGGAAAGAAATTAAACAGGAAATTAATAAAACCAGAGGCTAAAATAGGAGGGCACTGAAAAACATGGTGTTTTGGCTAAAGCAATGTAATAAAAAAACCAGAAGATGAGATACATTATCTCAGTCTTCTGGTTTTTTCTATATGCATGTAACCACCTGGGTTATCGCTTTAATTCTTACCCATTAGGGTTATAATTCTTTTTAAATTAAGAAATTTTTTTACTAATTTGGCATAGCCCCAATAATATAGCATATGCCAGAGGCGTCTATGTGTAATTGGGTGATTGTTATACTTCTTTATATATTTTCAATTTGCCAGTCAATAGGTTCCTTGCCTATTGTATTAAGAAATTTATTAGCCTTAGAAAAAGGCTTGCTTCCAAAGAAACCTCGGTGTGCAGATAGTGGACTTGGATGAACGGATTTTATTATATAATGTCTGGAGTTTCTTATTATACCTAATTTAGATTGAGCATTCTTTCCCCATAATATGAAAACGGTAGGTTCTTCCCGGTCATTTAATAAATGAATTATCTTATCAGTGAAATTTTCCCAGCCTTTATTTTTGTGAGAATTTGCTTGTCCTGCTCTAACTGTTAATACAGTATTAAGAAGCATAACCCCTTGGTCAGCCCATTTCTTTAAGTAACCGTTATTAGGGATATAACAGCCCAAATCACTATGCAGTTCTTTGTAGATATTCATAAGAGAAGGGGGCGCTGACACCTCTGGTTTTACAGAAAAGCTCAAACCATGGGCCTGACTGGGACCATGATACGGGTCCTGACCTAATATAACTACTTTTACATCCTTAAACTCTGAAAAGTGTAAAGCGTTGAATATATCATACATATCTGGATATACAGTTTTTGTTCTGTATTCATTTATCAGAAACTTTCTAAGTTTTAAGTAGTAATCTCTTTCAAACTCCTCTTCCAATAAAAAATGCCAATCATTTTCTAATATTTGCATATAAATCACCCTAATAAATTATACCAAAAAAATCGCAGCTAGTTTAGGGTTAAAACTAAGAGGTGATGACCGTAAAAAATTAGAGGAATTGTATGGACAGGAGGAGAATGCTGACAACGCACACCACAGAGGATTCTTTTAACCCAGAAGTAAGGGGTCGCTTTTTTAATACAAAAAAAGCGACAGATTTATCAATACCCTCAAACTGTTACAGAATTACAAAGAAATAGCAAACCGCATTGCTACAACAGGTGATTTAAAAATTTCACAGCGTATTGATTATTTAAAAACAAATGGCATTAAATCTATGGAATAGTGGTTACGGGCCCCACGAAAGAAATATTGAAGTTACAGGAAGAGCCATGGATTGCTGGAATACATCTGGGTGAAGTAAAGTTATGGAACTGGGAAAAATAGATTATTCAAAAATTTGCGATTGGGAAGTTCTTTAAAAGATTTTCTTGTTATTTAATATGCTAACTTTAGGGATAATGCTTATTTATTGGGAAGTTAAATTTGACTGCGATTTTACATGAAAATAAAAAAAACTGCGGAAAATAACAATACCAACTGAGAAAGGAGTGAGTGAATTTTCATGCAAAAATTTTGGATAACTTTGGCGGTTTCTATGTTTATGTTTGTAGCAGTATTGGGAGCATTCCCGGCGCTAGCAGCAGATGTAACAGCGGATCCAGGAAAGGTGACTGTACAGTTAACTGAAACCCAAAAGAAAGAGTTAGCGACTCTTCACAGAGAGATTCTTGATAAGAAGAAACAAGTGATATCCAAATATGTTGAGTATGGAGTCATTCCCCAAGAAAAAGCAGATAAGATTATGTCTCGGTTGGAAAAACGCTATGAGAGGCTTGAACAAAACGGTTTTATCCCACAACGGGGTAAATGTAAAAGAAAGCATTTCCAGTAGTGTTAAGTGGGGGCTGCCCTAAACAATTGGGGCAGAACTCTTTTTTTGTTGCACATGGGACTAAACCTTACTGAAGCAGGCAGGCCTCCTGACCACTATTCTTTAAACACGGACTATGTTACTGTTCGAATTGGCCAGCATGACACAATATTTATCTACCAAATTCTGCTGGTTCAGCAGCCTGGGAAAGCAGCAGTCTGCCTACTATTAACTCAATCTATTTTGTAATGATTTAATAGACTCTAAACTGCCACTAACTAAGATCCTATCATTAACCAAGATACTAGTATCGCCATGAGGTGTTATTGGAATAGCATTTCTATATATTCTAAATATCGGAGTAATAAAAGCAATCGCAACAACAATCACTAATGATCCAATTGTTAAGTTATGTTCCATTAGCAGCCTCCTTCTACAATAATCTTCTTTTAAAAACTTTTTAATATTATACTTTAGCTGAAGCAATTTTAACAAGCTTAAGTTTAAATTAAAGTGATAAATCCTTATCCGGAGGGTCCTTTTTTATTGACTTTTTGAAGCAGACTGATACAATAAGAGTATGCCACTACCCCGTTAGGGTAGGGTATTGAGCAGGGAAAAGAACTGCTTAGATTTAGCCGAAGCTACTACGCTAGTTAGTAAATGTTTGATATTCCTAAAACAGGGAGGAATTTATTATGTCCGATTTTTTCTATCAGTATGGGGATTGGTTTCTGTTCGGGGGACTAATGTTTTTTATGATGCGTATGCATGGTAAAGGTGGGGGTTGTTGCGGCGGCGGTCACCATCAGCAAGGTGACAATAAGAATCATGGAACAGAAGATTGCCACCAGGAGCATGACGCCAAACAGCATCATAAACATATGTAATTTACCACGCACCCGGTAACAAGTATAAGGTATCTATAAGCCTGCCTCCTGTTTATGGATGACATTCTTGGTTGCCTGGGTGCGAATTTGTTTTCATGACTGTTATTACCTGTTTATTTTTCCAGATAGGTATAGTAAGATGTAGGTATCAATGATCGGAGTAAGGGGAGATGCCCATGGGTTTTTTTAAAAAAGTTTTTGGCGGCGGCGATAAGGGTAAGCCGGTGGTGCAGCGAAATGCCCTGAATTTAAAGGTAGGCGATATTGTCTCTTATGACCTGGAGGATTATGTCGTTATAGGCGTCTTGGAATACAATGATGAAGGGTGGGTCTGGAGAGATTACCACCTGGAGTCAGAGGGTAAGCATATCTGGCTTTCTGCAGAACAGGATGACGAGCTGTATCTGGGTATTTTCGAAAAAATTAA is part of the Metallumcola ferriviriculae genome and harbors:
- a CDS encoding NADH-quinone oxidoreductase subunit K; this translates as MNVLFSLIVISAFLMVAGKRIDYAIWLMSLQGFLLALIGTVLGLQAGNGYLYASAFLLLIVKGILVPAALFYIVRKIQIRREIDLVFSPNVLFLLAAGLVLLSYWVVSPQILPSGLAAKSGLPVALSLLLIGLLIMITRKVALSQLIGLLIMENGLSMAAMAVSHGMPLMVELGIFFDLLVAVLIMGLFLFRIDKTFGSINTDKLKSLKG
- a CDS encoding hydrogenase 4 subunit F, with protein sequence MVILTLFAPLVTAISGYLIGKPALRNWVTGIGALTTFVSSLILTWQVLTGEALTAMDSWLYIDAFSAYLLVIIGLIGLIATLYSIDYMQHEVEIGMIGVSQLATYYLLFNIFIFTMVLTVMANNLGLLWIAIEATTLASAMLVGFYKQKGSLEAAWKYIILCTVGIAFALLGVILTYYAASQIESESVRSLQWTFLMANKQQLDPQVLKLAFVFILIGFGTKAGLAPLHHWLPDAHSQAPSPVSAVLSGVLLNCALYGVIRYHLLLSQIVGSQFSGNLLLIFGLISMAIAVPFISLQHDLKRLLAYSSVEHMGIIAAGIGLGGKLALYGASLHFLNHAVAKSLLFFSAGSVTQHYGTRQMARIRGAITALPFSGVLLLLGSLAITGVPPFSIFVSEFSIITGGFAQGKYLASGLFLLFIALVFAGFMYHILQMVLGLKPDRVKVRRESWLTVTAMGIPIVLIVVLGLYIPSLLDNMLSEVLVILGGGR
- a CDS encoding NADH-quinone oxidoreductase subunit B family protein; the protein is MFGIFMKSWRVGIVTRPKQKKNKNFGRSWHIRHVDCGSCNGCDWEMNALLNPVYDLQRYGLDFVASPRHADILMVTGSMTKHLQVALVKTFEATPAPKQVVAVGDCACNGGIFKNSYATLGGVEQVVPVNIKIAGCPPSPQEILDVLTRNLRKSVV
- a CDS encoding NADH-quinone oxidoreductase subunit C, which gives rise to MAAKNPAVIGLLLQEFRQKTKFVGVKAGNEYYLEVAKEALPEVSSYLIKHLRASLATMIGNDERGINGSFRLYYYFAVNFEEIFIVMTIAINPTEPAFPSITPSVPAAHWYEREVQDMFGLKPVGHPDPRSLVLHHDWSQGTHPLRKDFDSDSLEKMPSPDYHFGEIKGSGPFYLPVGPIHAGIIEPGHFRFSVAGETVLNLEARLFYTHRGVEKLAEGSTLAGVLALAERTCGACAFSHSVSFCHAIERIGNVQIPDRALSIRAILLEMERLYNHIGDVGNICAGVGLALGTSHGNRIKEAILQLNQGLTGSRFLRGINTIGGLKKDIADQQLASLDTQLKQLTEDFIDLAEVLLDHDSLIQRLRGTGRLSLVAVQDLGVVGPAARASGCTKDWRKDFPYGIYGQLDFEVAREEAGDVLARFKVRINEAVTSFKIISQLICQIPTGPVVHPVGELLPYQAALGWSESARGSNLHWVMIGPNNTVYRYRIRSASYCNWPAVPLAVQGNLVPDFPLINKSFELCYACTDR
- a CDS encoding ArsR/SmtB family transcription factor, which encodes MQKELFQFEADFFKALSHPARIGILENLRSADKNVNELSQILNLEGSAVSQQLAQLRAKNIVVGIKEGTKVTYSVKDPLIFQLLDDARRIFDNHLAETLSQWKEIKQEINKTRG
- a CDS encoding uracil-DNA glycosylase translates to MQILENDWHFLLEEEFERDYYLKLRKFLINEYRTKTVYPDMYDIFNALHFSEFKDVKVVILGQDPYHGPSQAHGLSFSVKPEVSAPPSLMNIYKELHSDLGCYIPNNGYLKKWADQGVMLLNTVLTVRAGQANSHKNKGWENFTDKIIHLLNDREEPTVFILWGKNAQSKLGIIRNSRHYIIKSVHPSPLSAHRGFFGSKPFSKANKFLNTIGKEPIDWQIENI
- a CDS encoding YckD family protein — protein: MQKFWITLAVSMFMFVAVLGAFPALAADVTADPGKVTVQLTETQKKELATLHREILDKKKQVISKYVEYGVIPQEKADKIMSRLEKRYERLEQNGFIPQRGKCKRKHFQ